One Prosthecobacter sp. genomic window carries:
- a CDS encoding SUMF1/EgtB/PvdO family nonheme iron enzyme produces MTSFKPCLPAVFACLAACLTASAQIASPTDGSGTAKPHASSLGTRFVSVPGTTVLVAVWETRLSEWNEFLRQKKHPWSYQTHFQQTPEHPVVGVNLQDAVAFCNWLTETEREKRLIDGSQSYRLPTPDEWDAAVGLARGRKKAGLTAEDRMLDDRIYPWGQEWPPSSKTANFADGEIPGYSDGHPYTAPVGSFAPSAEGVYDLAGNVWEWTQPMEIRAQPTGILRGGSWAYFRAECLTSGYQYTVPVDLRAPTTGFRCVFEDKRRTASLLAASDAEKKQAIEERMKAMTESRKVDTAAVEELRKKMLGKGGDDALPDPASLKPATADGSTFLNALGMRFVPLQEKGGPLICATETCVRDFEAWLRDTGRVWSKKPSFLLGGNHPAAGVSWEEAAAFCAWLTERDRASKLIPATATYRLPRDSEWSLAAGLKNEPGADPAARHLGDKTHFPWTPKPDDWKPPTLAANLDATKIPGTADSYSYTAPVNSSTSNAIGLYEMGGNVSEWCEDSWPGAPEERVIRGGSWLAYDKDTLLTSARNHALKNASRADLGFRCVLDLPVP; encoded by the coding sequence ATGACCTCCTTCAAGCCATGCCTGCCTGCTGTTTTCGCCTGTCTGGCCGCTTGCCTCACAGCCAGCGCACAGATTGCATCCCCGACAGACGGAAGCGGCACCGCCAAACCACACGCCAGCAGCCTGGGCACACGCTTTGTGAGCGTACCCGGCACCACGGTGCTGGTGGCCGTGTGGGAAACGCGTCTCTCGGAATGGAACGAGTTCCTGCGGCAGAAAAAACACCCATGGTCCTATCAGACGCATTTTCAGCAGACTCCTGAGCATCCTGTGGTGGGGGTCAACCTTCAGGACGCCGTGGCCTTCTGCAACTGGCTCACCGAAACCGAGCGCGAGAAGAGACTGATCGACGGTTCCCAGAGCTATCGCCTGCCGACACCTGATGAATGGGACGCCGCAGTAGGCCTGGCTCGTGGCCGAAAAAAAGCAGGTCTCACCGCTGAAGATCGCATGCTGGATGATCGAATCTACCCCTGGGGCCAGGAGTGGCCGCCGTCCTCCAAGACCGCCAACTTTGCCGATGGCGAGATCCCCGGCTACAGCGATGGACATCCGTACACCGCCCCGGTGGGCAGTTTTGCTCCTTCGGCAGAAGGTGTTTACGACCTCGCTGGCAATGTCTGGGAATGGACCCAGCCCATGGAGATTCGCGCCCAGCCGACCGGGATTCTTCGCGGCGGCTCCTGGGCCTACTTCCGCGCCGAATGTCTCACCTCTGGCTACCAGTACACCGTGCCGGTGGATCTGCGTGCGCCCACCACCGGCTTCCGCTGCGTGTTTGAGGACAAACGCCGCACCGCCAGCCTGCTCGCCGCGTCCGATGCGGAGAAGAAACAGGCCATTGAAGAACGCATGAAAGCGATGACCGAAAGCCGCAAGGTGGACACCGCCGCCGTGGAGGAGTTGCGTAAAAAAATGCTGGGCAAGGGCGGTGATGACGCGCTGCCCGACCCCGCCAGCCTGAAACCAGCGACGGCTGACGGCAGCACCTTCCTCAATGCCCTGGGCATGCGCTTTGTTCCGCTTCAAGAAAAAGGCGGCCCGCTCATCTGCGCCACCGAGACCTGCGTGCGCGACTTCGAAGCCTGGCTGCGCGACACCGGACGCGTCTGGAGCAAAAAACCCTCCTTCCTCCTCGGTGGCAACCACCCCGCCGCCGGTGTTTCCTGGGAGGAGGCCGCCGCTTTTTGCGCCTGGCTGACAGAACGCGACCGCGCCAGCAAGCTCATTCCCGCCACCGCCACCTACCGCCTGCCGCGCGACTCCGAATGGAGCCTTGCCGCTGGTTTGAAAAATGAACCGGGTGCCGATCCTGCCGCACGTCATCTCGGAGACAAAACCCATTTCCCATGGACTCCCAAACCGGATGACTGGAAGCCGCCGACGCTCGCAGCCAATCTGGATGCCACCAAGATTCCAGGCACCGCCGACAGTTACTCTTACACCGCTCCCGTGAACAGCTCGACGTCCAATGCCATCGGCCTGTACGAAATGGGCGGCAACGTCTCCGAATGGTGTGAGGACTCCTGGCCTGGAGCACCCGAAGAACGTGTCATCCGCGGTGGAAGCTGGCTGGCTTATGACAAAGACACGCTGCTCACCTCCGCCCGCAACCACGCCCTCAAGAACGCCTCCCGCGCCGATCTGGGTTTCCGCTGTGTCCTTGATCTCCCGGTGCCATGA
- a CDS encoding Rid family detoxifying hydrolase: MELINNTPNVPAAVGPYSQAVKQGFFLFCSGQIPIDPAAGKIVAQDVEGQAKQVLANIRALLESQGLKMKDVVKATVFLQSMADFPKVNPLYEAAFEGHKPARSTVAVAGLPLGALIEIEVIAALG; this comes from the coding sequence ATGGAACTCATCAACAACACTCCCAATGTCCCGGCGGCGGTCGGACCTTACTCGCAGGCGGTGAAGCAGGGCTTCTTTCTGTTTTGCTCCGGTCAGATCCCGATTGATCCGGCGGCGGGAAAGATTGTGGCGCAGGATGTGGAAGGGCAGGCGAAGCAGGTGCTGGCGAACATTCGTGCGTTGCTGGAGTCGCAGGGATTGAAGATGAAGGATGTCGTGAAGGCGACGGTGTTCCTGCAAAGCATGGCGGATTTCCCCAAAGTGAATCCGCTCTACGAAGCGGCGTTTGAAGGCCACAAACCGGCGCGTTCGACGGTGGCGGTGGCCGGGCTGCCGCTGGGAGCGCTGATCGAGATCGAGGTGATCGCGGCGCTCGGTTGA
- a CDS encoding von Willebrand factor type A domain-containing protein codes for MKPEQITAWALEEASAEERQQFEAELRDNPTAKQTAEETKEFCHFLLAELRDESLALTDEQRERLKTQPTSSVERPGKHNPAQRTRWHTGVVVRLALAACVALGGFWTWSVVQSRSTKTEAVAAVDVLRQITVNMRRSEVTEAKSESEVRILAEKPVKAVDPLSGLVAGKELATAPAPVPSPEMPRMLTLNAGQSTMTTKDVEELKKIQDQQAYGLTFGGAAAMPATAQPGLIAGTGGITSFAATGSNSVTVPGQIDAILDTTADVGGMTRVGNGTLKLEKSGAGTLTLSGNNTYTGATTVNAGRLTVNGGTTITSGGIVADSRTMPPGNIPSMLTVSAGAASTPASPPVVMNPQPVAGDVGKGLLLAGSSVEIGNYDQAISQYQDVLRTDPYNTAARSGMEAVEKKRMEYFKAAYDNQRAKMLAQVDEPWENKVPRSDAYYLGKDVKTEEAESIARQKQHDPTSNESYTRIVENELKDVAREPLSTLSIDVDTASYANVRRFLNQNTIPPADAVRIEELINYFPTAEEGPAPDAKEPFGVRLELAPCPWQPAHRLARIAIKGRELGNERKASNLVFLVDVSGSMNEPDKLPLVQQSLRMLTEQLGEGDRVTMVVYAGSSGLVLPPTNGEKKSEILAAIDKLQAGGSTHGSAGIQLAYEQAVAGFIKEGVNRVILCTDGDFNVGVSSPEELEKLITKKAKSGVFLSVLGFGSGNLKDRTMETLADKGNGNYAYIDSLSEARKVLVEQMSGTLVTIAKDVKIQVEFNPAAVRSYRLIGYENRLLAKEDFNDDTKDAGEIGAGHSVVALYEVVPANLPPGAGPRPAVDSLKYQTPAVAPAQLADVAKSGEMMTVKLRYKEPDGNTSRLLEVPAKDEGKTLTASSEEFKFSAAVAGFGLLLRDSAYQGTLSWETVRRLALDGKGTDKLGYRGEFLQLIDKARGLKETRP; via the coding sequence ATGAAACCGGAACAAATCACCGCCTGGGCGCTCGAAGAAGCCAGCGCCGAAGAACGCCAGCAGTTTGAGGCGGAACTGCGCGACAATCCCACGGCAAAACAGACCGCCGAGGAGACCAAAGAATTCTGCCACTTCCTGCTCGCCGAATTGCGCGATGAATCACTCGCGCTCACGGATGAGCAAAGGGAACGATTGAAGACGCAGCCGACTTCTTCAGTGGAGCGACCTGGCAAACACAATCCTGCGCAACGCACACGCTGGCATACGGGTGTCGTCGTACGACTTGCGTTGGCGGCTTGTGTTGCCTTGGGTGGCTTTTGGACGTGGAGTGTCGTGCAGTCGCGTTCGACCAAGACGGAGGCTGTCGCGGCAGTGGATGTTTTGCGCCAGATAACCGTGAACATGCGCCGCAGCGAAGTGACCGAGGCTAAATCCGAGTCAGAAGTCCGCATCCTCGCGGAAAAGCCAGTGAAGGCGGTCGATCCGCTCAGCGGTCTCGTTGCTGGCAAAGAACTCGCGACCGCCCCGGCTCCTGTGCCCAGCCCGGAGATGCCGCGCATGCTGACGTTGAACGCAGGCCAGTCCACGATGACGACGAAGGATGTTGAGGAATTAAAGAAGATCCAGGATCAGCAGGCTTATGGCCTGACTTTTGGCGGAGCAGCGGCCATGCCTGCCACTGCGCAGCCCGGTTTGATCGCAGGTACTGGCGGCATAACCAGTTTCGCTGCTACGGGATCGAACAGTGTGACCGTGCCTGGGCAAATCGATGCCATTTTAGACACCACTGCCGATGTTGGTGGCATGACCAGGGTTGGCAATGGCACGCTGAAATTGGAGAAATCAGGCGCTGGCACGCTCACACTCAGCGGCAACAACACCTATACCGGGGCAACGACCGTCAATGCTGGCAGACTTACCGTTAACGGAGGAACCACCATCACTTCGGGGGGTATCGTCGCTGACAGCAGAACCATGCCGCCGGGGAACATTCCTTCCATGCTGACTGTGAGCGCCGGTGCTGCCAGCACGCCTGCGTCTCCGCCCGTCGTGATGAACCCGCAGCCGGTTGCTGGTGATGTGGGCAAGGGGCTTCTCCTGGCTGGCAGTTCGGTTGAAATCGGCAACTACGATCAGGCGATTTCGCAGTATCAAGATGTGCTGCGCACAGATCCTTACAACACCGCTGCCCGGAGTGGCATGGAGGCTGTCGAGAAAAAACGCATGGAGTATTTCAAAGCGGCTTATGACAACCAACGTGCCAAAATGCTGGCACAGGTGGATGAGCCTTGGGAAAACAAGGTGCCGAGATCGGATGCCTATTATCTCGGCAAAGATGTGAAGACTGAAGAGGCTGAAAGCATCGCCCGGCAAAAACAACACGACCCAACTTCCAACGAATCCTACACGCGCATCGTCGAGAACGAGCTGAAGGACGTGGCGCGGGAGCCGCTTTCGACGTTGTCGATTGATGTTGATACGGCTTCGTATGCGAACGTGCGGCGGTTCTTGAACCAGAACACGATTCCGCCTGCTGACGCGGTGCGGATTGAAGAGCTGATCAATTATTTCCCGACGGCGGAAGAGGGACCGGCACCTGATGCGAAGGAGCCATTCGGCGTGCGGTTGGAGCTGGCACCGTGCCCATGGCAGCCGGCGCATCGACTGGCACGCATCGCGATCAAAGGCCGCGAACTCGGCAACGAGCGCAAGGCGAGCAATCTGGTGTTCCTGGTGGATGTCTCCGGCTCGATGAACGAGCCAGACAAGCTGCCGCTGGTGCAGCAATCACTACGCATGCTCACCGAACAGCTCGGGGAAGGGGATCGCGTGACGATGGTGGTCTATGCGGGCAGCAGCGGCCTCGTTCTGCCGCCGACGAATGGCGAGAAGAAGAGCGAAATACTGGCTGCCATCGACAAATTGCAGGCCGGTGGCAGCACACATGGCAGTGCGGGCATCCAACTGGCCTATGAGCAGGCGGTGGCCGGTTTTATCAAGGAGGGCGTGAACCGCGTGATCCTTTGCACGGACGGAGATTTCAACGTCGGCGTCAGTTCCCCGGAGGAATTGGAGAAACTCATCACGAAGAAGGCCAAAAGCGGCGTCTTCCTGAGTGTGCTGGGCTTTGGCAGCGGTAACTTGAAGGATCGCACGATGGAAACGCTGGCCGACAAGGGCAACGGCAACTACGCCTACATCGACAGCCTCAGCGAGGCACGGAAGGTGCTCGTCGAGCAGATGAGTGGCACGCTCGTCACCATCGCGAAGGATGTCAAAATTCAGGTCGAGTTCAATCCGGCCGCCGTGCGCAGCTATCGCCTCATCGGTTATGAAAACCGCCTGCTGGCCAAGGAAGATTTCAATGATGACACCAAAGACGCGGGTGAAATCGGCGCAGGTCACAGCGTGGTGGCCTTGTATGAAGTCGTGCCCGCGAATTTGCCGCCCGGAGCCGGACCGCGGCCTGCGGTGGACAGTTTGAAGTATCAAACGCCCGCCGTTGCACCAGCCCAGCTCGCCGATGTGGCGAAAAGCGGCGAGATGATGACGGTGAAGCTGCGCTACAAGGAGCCGGACGGAAACACGAGCCGCCTGCTCGAAGTGCCGGCCAAGGATGAAGGCAAAACGCTCACGGCGAGTAGCGAGGAGTTCAAATTCAGTGCCGCTGTGGCCGGATTCGGCCTGTTGCTGCGTGATTCGGCCTACCAAGGCACGCTGAGCTGGGAAACGGTGCGCAGGCTTGCTCTTGATGGCAAGGGCACGGACAAGCTCGGCTATCGTGGCGAGTTTTTGCAGCTCATCGACAAGGCGCGTGGCTTGAAGGAAACGCGGCCGTGA
- a CDS encoding sigma-70 family RNA polymerase sigma factor codes for MSESHDLFLETLRRYERPLIRYAHGYTGDLEDARDIVQDVFVKLSQNLATLDHERLAPWLFTVCRNRALDHHRKHQRLIVMETETLDLEASADPAPNDAMEKRETATTLRELIETLPTRQREAVRLKFIAGLDYQQISAAMQTSIGNVGYLIHHGVAALKAKWQAHDQPQTAKLKHAMA; via the coding sequence ATGAGCGAATCGCACGATCTCTTCCTGGAAACCCTGCGGCGCTACGAGCGGCCTCTCATCCGCTACGCGCATGGTTACACGGGCGACCTGGAAGACGCGCGAGACATCGTGCAGGACGTGTTTGTGAAGCTCAGCCAGAACCTCGCCACGCTCGACCACGAGAGGCTCGCCCCCTGGCTCTTCACCGTCTGCCGCAATCGTGCCCTTGACCATCATCGAAAACATCAACGCCTCATCGTCATGGAAACGGAAACCCTCGATCTCGAAGCCTCCGCCGATCCCGCGCCCAATGACGCGATGGAAAAGCGTGAAACCGCCACCACCCTGCGCGAACTCATCGAAACGTTGCCCACACGGCAGCGCGAGGCCGTGCGGCTGAAGTTCATCGCCGGACTCGACTACCAGCAGATCAGCGCCGCCATGCAGACGAGCATCGGTAACGTCGGCTACCTCATTCACCACGGCGTCGCCGCCTTGAAGGCCAAATGGCAGGCGCATGACCAGCCGCAGACCGCGAAACTGAAACACGCGATGGCATGA
- a CDS encoding sulfocyanin-like copper-binding protein yields MIRRLFSTFLLTTSISFAQQPAAPPAGHDAHAVEIPGLKKELFAGITEADFLKLGDKPKTVKITLVATYSASNYGMNFNGYSHGKAIFTVPKDWTIEVAFINPSPIPHSAVVVEKDTTRKLQMGEPYFDGAGVPKPEVGLSLTKAEFSFVADETGEFALACGFPAHAINGHWLALNISDTAKAPTLQLGDKPAVEAK; encoded by the coding sequence ATGATCCGCCGACTTTTTTCCACTTTCCTGCTCACCACTTCGATTTCCTTCGCTCAGCAGCCCGCCGCACCGCCCGCCGGTCATGACGCCCATGCCGTGGAAATTCCCGGCCTGAAAAAGGAACTCTTCGCTGGCATCACCGAGGCGGACTTCCTCAAGCTCGGTGACAAGCCGAAGACAGTGAAGATCACACTCGTGGCCACCTACAGCGCCTCGAATTACGGCATGAACTTCAACGGCTATTCGCACGGCAAGGCCATCTTCACGGTTCCCAAGGACTGGACCATCGAGGTGGCCTTCATCAATCCCAGCCCGATCCCGCATAGCGCTGTGGTCGTGGAGAAAGACACGACGAGGAAGCTTCAAATGGGCGAGCCCTACTTCGATGGTGCCGGCGTGCCAAAGCCGGAAGTGGGTCTCTCTCTCACGAAAGCCGAATTCTCCTTCGTGGCCGATGAAACCGGCGAATTCGCCCTGGCCTGCGGTTTTCCTGCCCATGCGATCAACGGCCACTGGCTGGCGCTGAACATCAGTGACACCGCCAAGGCACCGACGCTTCAACTCGGCGACAAACCGGCCGTCGAGGCGAAGTAA
- a CDS encoding Mrp/NBP35 family ATP-binding protein encodes MPTEQDIRTALGNVRYPGFSRDIVSFGLVKGIQIEGANVTIEISVATRDPNIPRLVHEQAMDVLKKVPGVGEVKLNFDIKDPPGAGTTASDKLGKSSIPGVKKVIAVASGKGGVGKSTVASNLAVAMSQSGLRVGLCDCDLYGPSIAHMFGTDERPYQNDEQQIVPIEKYGLQLMSMGFLLEDASPVIVRGPIATRYTQQFLRQSAWNDLDVLVLDLPPGTGDIQLTIVQTVALDGVVIVTTPQEVALIDARKAVAMFQKVNVPILGIIENMSYFLCPSDGKVYHIFGKGGGEHEAKRLGVPLLGQIPIEMDVRESGDEGHPIALEDPTKSASSKVFREIAAQLK; translated from the coding sequence ATGCCCACCGAACAAGACATCCGTACCGCCCTTGGCAACGTCCGCTACCCTGGCTTCAGTCGCGATATTGTGTCGTTTGGTCTCGTGAAGGGCATCCAGATCGAAGGTGCCAATGTCACCATCGAGATCTCCGTCGCCACGCGTGATCCGAACATCCCGCGCCTAGTCCATGAGCAGGCGATGGACGTCTTGAAAAAGGTTCCCGGCGTCGGCGAGGTGAAACTGAACTTCGACATCAAAGATCCGCCCGGTGCAGGCACCACCGCTTCGGACAAGCTCGGCAAGTCGAGCATTCCTGGTGTGAAGAAGGTGATTGCCGTCGCTTCGGGCAAGGGCGGCGTGGGTAAGAGCACGGTCGCATCGAATCTGGCTGTTGCTATGAGCCAAAGCGGATTGCGTGTCGGCCTGTGCGACTGCGATTTGTACGGCCCCAGCATCGCGCACATGTTCGGCACGGATGAGCGTCCGTATCAAAACGACGAACAGCAGATCGTGCCCATTGAAAAATACGGCCTCCAGCTCATGTCGATGGGGTTTCTGCTTGAAGACGCTTCTCCCGTGATCGTGCGCGGCCCCATCGCCACGCGTTACACCCAGCAGTTTCTGCGGCAGAGCGCCTGGAATGATCTCGATGTGCTCGTGCTCGATCTGCCGCCGGGAACGGGAGACATCCAGCTCACCATCGTGCAGACCGTCGCGCTCGACGGTGTGGTGATCGTCACCACGCCGCAGGAAGTTGCGTTGATTGATGCGCGCAAGGCCGTGGCGATGTTCCAGAAGGTCAATGTGCCGATTCTCGGCATCATTGAGAACATGAGCTACTTCCTCTGCCCGAGCGACGGCAAGGTGTATCACATTTTCGGCAAAGGCGGCGGCGAACACGAGGCGAAACGCCTTGGCGTGCCCTTGCTGGGCCAGATTCCGATCGAAATGGACGTGCGCGAGAGTGGCGATGAAGGCCATCCCATCGCGCTCGAAGACCCGACGAAGTCCGCGTCGTCGAAGGTGTTCCGCGAGATCGCGGCGCAGTTGAAGTAG
- a CDS encoding glutamine synthetase beta-grasp domain-containing protein, with amino-acid sequence MAKYKLEYLWLDGYEPVRNLRSKTQLKDYASFPKLEELPDWGFDGSSTQQAPGGSSDCVLKPVAVFPDSTRKNGVLVMCEVYNADGTPHASNDRATILDDPDAWFGFEQEYFLYQDGRPLGFPENGYPAPQGPYYTGVGYKNVGDIARQIVEEHLDLCLDAGINHEGINAEVAKGQWEFQIFGKGSKSCADQMWVARYILNRLCEKYCVDVEYHCKPLGATDWNGSGMHANFSTKHMREVGGEPYFLALMAQFEKNCMEHIAVYGPDNHMRLTGLHETQSIDKFSWGIADRGASVRVPHSFKKNGWKGYLEDRRPNSQGNPYQITSRILKTISEVPK; translated from the coding sequence ATGGCCAAATACAAACTCGAATACCTCTGGTTGGACGGCTACGAACCGGTCCGCAACCTCCGCAGCAAGACGCAGCTCAAAGATTATGCCAGCTTTCCGAAGCTGGAAGAATTGCCCGACTGGGGCTTTGACGGCTCTTCCACCCAACAGGCTCCCGGCGGCAGCTCTGACTGCGTGTTGAAGCCTGTGGCCGTGTTTCCTGACAGCACCCGCAAGAACGGCGTGCTGGTCATGTGCGAAGTTTACAATGCCGATGGCACTCCCCACGCCTCCAACGACCGCGCCACGATCCTTGACGATCCGGACGCTTGGTTTGGCTTTGAGCAGGAATACTTCCTTTACCAGGACGGCCGCCCCCTCGGTTTCCCCGAGAACGGTTATCCTGCCCCGCAGGGCCCCTACTACACCGGCGTCGGCTACAAGAACGTTGGCGACATCGCCCGTCAGATCGTCGAGGAGCACCTCGACCTCTGTCTTGATGCGGGCATCAACCATGAAGGCATCAACGCCGAAGTGGCGAAGGGCCAGTGGGAATTCCAGATCTTCGGCAAAGGCTCCAAGAGCTGCGCCGACCAGATGTGGGTCGCCCGCTACATCCTGAACCGCCTCTGCGAGAAGTATTGCGTGGACGTTGAATACCACTGCAAGCCGCTCGGCGCCACCGACTGGAACGGTTCTGGCATGCACGCCAACTTCTCCACCAAGCACATGCGTGAAGTCGGCGGCGAGCCTTACTTCCTCGCCCTCATGGCGCAGTTTGAGAAGAACTGCATGGAGCACATCGCCGTCTATGGTCCGGACAATCACATGCGCCTCACCGGCCTGCATGAGACCCAGAGCATCGACAAGTTCTCCTGGGGTATCGCCGATCGTGGCGCTTCTGTCCGCGTGCCGCACAGCTTCAAGAAAAACGGCTGGAAGGGCTACCTGGAAGACCGTCGTCCGAACAGCCAGGGCAATCCTTACCAGATCACCTCCCGCATTCTCAAAACGATCAGCGAAGTGCCGAAATAA
- a CDS encoding serine/threonine protein phosphatase: MQEAKNTVRALVRIGYDGRVHKYFRGSNAAERFANEVRVLRTLEERGCNYVPRVLEAHEDQLYLVTTNCGSLVERINEAKLKDLFGALERDFGVRHDDPFTRNVTYRHSDGRFCLIDFELATILDPPPQKPAP, from the coding sequence ATGCAAGAAGCCAAAAACACTGTGCGCGCCCTCGTCCGCATCGGCTACGACGGCCGCGTACATAAATACTTCCGTGGCAGCAATGCCGCGGAGCGTTTCGCCAATGAAGTGCGCGTGCTGCGCACGCTGGAAGAACGCGGCTGTAATTATGTACCCCGCGTTTTAGAAGCCCACGAGGACCAGCTCTATCTCGTCACCACCAACTGCGGCTCCCTCGTCGAGCGCATCAATGAGGCGAAACTCAAAGACCTATTTGGCGCCCTCGAACGCGATTTCGGCGTCCGCCATGACGATCCCTTCACCCGCAACGTCACCTACCGCCACAGCGACGGCCGCTTCTGCCTCATCGACTTCGAACTCGCCACCATCCTCGACCCACCGCCCCAAAAGCCCGCTCCATGA
- a CDS encoding protein phosphatase 2C domain-containing protein: MSDSSPHQPPNHLRWSGMTHPGRVRQNNEDTFLCLNFDARELRYLGKFGESSLDAGDFVFAVSDGMGGAKSGEFASKIAAEKITQLLPKSFKQSAQQIAAGHGDVLQELFHRIHEELLQLGRYYDECRGMGATLSLGWFTPGWLHFAHIGDSRIYWLPKGGKMKQLTDDHSHVGWLQRHGQLNERQAREHPRKSILMQVLGAGRQSLEPQIGSVGCESGDRFLFCTDGVIDGIWDHRLADMLAEDQSPEGKTRAQWFVEYAVAESGRDNASAVVVELL, from the coding sequence ATGAGCGACTCCAGCCCCCACCAACCACCCAACCACCTCCGCTGGTCCGGCATGACCCACCCCGGCCGCGTGCGTCAGAACAACGAGGACACCTTCCTCTGTCTGAATTTCGACGCCCGCGAACTGCGCTACCTCGGCAAATTCGGCGAGTCCAGCCTCGATGCCGGCGACTTCGTCTTCGCCGTGAGCGATGGCATGGGCGGCGCGAAGTCCGGTGAATTTGCCAGCAAGATCGCCGCTGAAAAAATCACCCAACTGCTGCCCAAGAGCTTCAAACAATCCGCGCAGCAGATCGCCGCCGGGCATGGTGATGTGCTGCAGGAGCTGTTTCACCGCATTCACGAAGAACTGCTCCAACTCGGCCGCTACTACGATGAATGCCGCGGCATGGGCGCGACGCTGAGCCTTGGCTGGTTCACCCCCGGCTGGTTGCACTTCGCCCACATCGGCGACAGCCGCATCTACTGGCTGCCCAAAGGTGGCAAAATGAAACAACTCACCGACGACCACTCCCACGTCGGCTGGCTGCAACGCCATGGCCAGCTCAACGAGCGCCAGGCGCGCGAGCATCCGCGCAAAAGCATCCTCATGCAGGTGCTCGGCGCAGGCAGGCAGTCTCTCGAGCCTCAAATCGGCTCTGTCGGCTGCGAAAGCGGTGACCGCTTCTTGTTCTGCACCGATGGCGTCATCGACGGCATCTGGGATCACCGGCTGGCCGACATGCTCGCCGAAGATCAATCGCCAGAGGGTAAAACACGCGCACAGTGGTTCGTCGAGTATGCCGTGGCTGAATCCGGCCGAGACAACGCCAGCGCGGTGGTGGTGGAGTTGCTCTGA